One region of Microbacterium sufflavum genomic DNA includes:
- a CDS encoding isopenicillin N synthase family dioxygenase — protein MAELSLPILDLSQLDQGPEAAARFRDELRAATHDVGFFYLTGTGVSPELEARLHRAALDFFALPEEDKLAIENVNSPHFRGYTRVGGERTQGKVDWREQIDIGPEREPVSDGPAFNRLIGPNLWPAAQPELQAVVAEWHDSLTEIARKLLRAWAVTLGADETYFDETFRDPSTLIKIVRYPGTDEPEPQQGVGAHKDSGVLTLLWVEPGKGGLQVERDGEWVSAPPVSSAFVVNIGELLEYATGGYLKATNHRVISPRAPEERISIPFFFNPALDQQLPLLELPADLAAQATGVTDDPGNPIHATYGENALKSRLRAHPDVAAIHHPDLVTV, from the coding sequence ATGGCTGAACTCTCGCTCCCGATCCTTGACCTCTCCCAGCTCGACCAGGGCCCCGAGGCCGCGGCGCGGTTCCGCGACGAGCTGCGTGCCGCGACCCACGACGTCGGCTTCTTCTACCTCACCGGCACCGGCGTCTCTCCCGAGCTGGAGGCGCGCCTGCACCGCGCCGCACTCGACTTCTTCGCCCTCCCCGAAGAGGACAAGCTCGCGATCGAGAACGTCAACAGCCCCCACTTCCGCGGCTACACCCGAGTCGGCGGCGAGCGGACCCAGGGCAAGGTCGACTGGCGCGAGCAGATCGACATCGGCCCGGAGCGCGAGCCCGTGAGCGACGGCCCCGCCTTCAACCGCCTGATCGGCCCGAACCTGTGGCCAGCGGCCCAGCCCGAGCTCCAGGCCGTGGTCGCGGAGTGGCACGACTCCCTGACAGAGATCGCACGCAAACTCCTGCGCGCCTGGGCTGTCACTCTCGGCGCGGACGAGACCTACTTCGACGAGACGTTCCGCGATCCGTCGACCCTGATCAAGATCGTGCGATACCCGGGCACGGACGAGCCGGAACCACAGCAGGGCGTCGGAGCGCACAAGGACTCCGGTGTGCTGACGCTGTTGTGGGTCGAGCCCGGAAAGGGGGGCCTCCAGGTCGAGCGTGACGGCGAGTGGGTCTCGGCTCCCCCGGTGTCCAGCGCATTCGTCGTCAACATCGGAGAGTTGCTGGAGTATGCCACCGGCGGCTACCTCAAGGCAACGAACCACCGCGTGATCTCACCGCGGGCACCCGAGGAGCGCATCTCGATCCCGTTCTTCTTCAACCCCGCACTCGATCAGCAGCTCCCGCTGCTCGAGCTCCCCGCCGACCTCGCCGCTCAGGCGACCGGGGTCACCGATGACCCGGGAAATCCGATCCACGCGACCTACGGCGAGAACGCGCTTAAGTCCCGGCTTCGTGCGCACCCCGATGTCGCGGCGATCCATCACCCCGACCTCGTGACCGTCTGA
- a CDS encoding serine hydrolase domain-containing protein: MSGAPGADALSVKDSLVAIIEDTGFRAHGLHVRAGDGTAEHRWAPDVREDIQSVAKGVCVLAVALAADDGVVSLDEPVAHLLPDHELGPGVDRVTLRHLLSMSSGIDLPWSPTLLTDWPDLAAEFLRRPSRGRVFQYSNASTYTAMAALAARVGDVGDYLDDRLLGPLGIHGARWTRCPHGRIEAGGGLALRTEEMARAGRLIRDRGAWEGRRLVSPEHIDAMHRDGVVAGVNPGYDRYALAGWGGPGRAWRLHGAYGQLMIFLDDAVVTISADDHAGADALASSVVEVLEAARLGS, translated from the coding sequence ATGAGCGGCGCCCCCGGAGCCGACGCCCTCTCCGTAAAGGACAGCCTGGTCGCGATCATCGAGGACACGGGCTTCCGCGCACACGGCCTCCACGTGCGCGCGGGCGACGGGACCGCCGAACACCGCTGGGCACCGGACGTGCGAGAGGACATCCAGTCGGTCGCGAAGGGCGTGTGCGTGCTCGCCGTGGCTCTCGCCGCCGACGACGGCGTGGTCTCGCTCGACGAGCCCGTGGCGCACCTCCTCCCCGATCACGAGCTCGGGCCGGGCGTCGACCGGGTGACGCTGCGCCACCTCCTGTCGATGTCGAGCGGGATCGACCTGCCCTGGTCGCCCACACTTCTGACCGACTGGCCCGACCTCGCCGCGGAGTTCCTGCGGCGCCCCTCCCGCGGGCGCGTCTTCCAGTACTCCAATGCCAGCACCTACACCGCCATGGCGGCCCTCGCCGCGCGCGTCGGCGACGTGGGCGACTACCTCGACGACCGCCTGCTCGGGCCGCTCGGCATTCACGGCGCGCGGTGGACCCGCTGCCCCCACGGCCGCATCGAGGCGGGCGGCGGTCTCGCGCTGCGCACCGAGGAGATGGCGCGCGCCGGGCGGCTGATCCGCGACCGCGGCGCGTGGGAGGGGCGTCGGCTCGTGTCGCCGGAGCACATCGATGCGATGCACCGCGACGGCGTCGTCGCCGGCGTGAACCCGGGCTACGACCGCTACGCCCTCGCCGGGTGGGGCGGACCGGGACGGGCCTGGCGGCTGCACGGCGCCTACGGGCAGCTGATGATCTTCCTCGATGACGCTGTGGTGACGATCAGCGCCGACGACCACGCGGGAGCCGATGCGCTGGCCTCGTCCGTCGTCGAGGTGCTGGAGGCCGCGCGGCTCGGGTCCTAG
- the efeB gene encoding iron uptake transporter deferrochelatase/peroxidase subunit: MTESEPIREPEDRAEAARVDARAGLSRRGLLGLAVGGGVAGLAVGLGAGLTGGVALGRARAAEDAQNSYDFFGVHQAGITTPVQDHLHFASFDMMPRTDRDDLISLLQDWSYAASRLTQGLEVSASGAVGGSPEAPPDDTGEALGLPSAGLTITIGFGPSLFENEAGDRYGIAAQRPAGLERLPAFLGDDLDPEMSHGDLCVQACADDPQVAVHAIRNLSRIAFGRARLRWSQLGFGKTSRTTAAQATPRNLFGFKDGTANILADDTAALDEHVWVSAADDPGWLAGGSYLVARRIAMLIETWDRVRLSEQATIIGRDKGEGAPLSGGDEFTEPDFHGGAIDAHSHVRLAHPTQNDGVRILRRGYNYVDGNNTLGRLDAGLFFLSYQRDPAQFITLQRRLATDRMNEYIRHVGSGIWAVPAGAKPGSYVGAELFA, encoded by the coding sequence ATGACCGAGAGCGAACCGATCCGCGAACCGGAGGACCGGGCGGAGGCCGCACGCGTCGACGCTCGCGCGGGGCTGAGCAGGCGCGGACTGCTCGGTCTCGCGGTCGGCGGCGGGGTCGCAGGTCTCGCGGTCGGCCTGGGGGCGGGACTGACCGGCGGCGTCGCGCTCGGACGCGCCCGCGCCGCCGAAGACGCGCAGAACAGCTACGACTTCTTCGGCGTGCACCAGGCCGGCATCACCACGCCCGTGCAGGACCACCTGCACTTCGCGAGCTTCGACATGATGCCGCGCACCGACCGCGACGACCTGATCTCGCTGCTCCAGGACTGGAGCTACGCGGCCTCGCGCCTCACGCAGGGACTCGAGGTCAGCGCGAGCGGTGCCGTCGGCGGCAGCCCGGAAGCCCCGCCCGACGACACGGGTGAAGCGCTCGGTCTGCCGTCCGCCGGGCTGACCATCACGATCGGGTTCGGTCCGAGCCTGTTCGAGAACGAAGCCGGCGACCGCTACGGCATCGCGGCGCAGCGCCCCGCAGGGCTGGAGCGGCTGCCCGCCTTCCTCGGCGACGACCTCGACCCCGAGATGTCCCACGGCGACCTCTGTGTGCAGGCGTGCGCCGACGACCCGCAGGTGGCGGTGCATGCGATCAGGAACCTCAGCCGGATCGCGTTCGGGCGTGCGCGACTGCGGTGGTCGCAGCTCGGGTTCGGCAAGACGTCCCGCACCACGGCGGCGCAGGCCACGCCGCGCAACCTGTTCGGCTTCAAGGACGGCACCGCAAACATCCTCGCCGACGACACCGCCGCGCTCGACGAGCACGTGTGGGTCTCCGCCGCGGACGATCCGGGCTGGCTCGCGGGCGGCTCGTACCTGGTCGCCCGGCGCATCGCGATGCTGATCGAGACGTGGGACCGGGTGCGACTCTCGGAGCAGGCCACCATCATCGGCCGCGACAAGGGCGAGGGCGCCCCGCTCTCCGGCGGCGACGAGTTCACCGAGCCCGACTTCCACGGCGGCGCGATCGACGCCCACAGCCACGTGCGGCTCGCGCACCCGACGCAGAACGACGGCGTGCGCATCCTCCGCCGCGGCTACAACTACGTGGACGGCAACAACACGCTCGGACGGCTCGACGCCGGGCTCTTCTTCCTGTCGTATCAGCGCGACCCCGCGCAGTTCATCACGCTGCAGCGCCGGCTGGCGACCGACCGCATGAACGAGTACATCCGCCACGTCGGGTCGGGGATCTGGGCGGTGCCGGCCGGCGCGAAGCCCGGCTCCTACGTGGGTGCCGAGCTCTTCGCCTGA
- the rpsO gene encoding 30S ribosomal protein S15: MALEADVKKAIIEEYATHPGDTGSPEVQVAMLTQRIKDLTEHLKEHKHDHHSRRGLFLLVGQRRRLLGYLQDIDIERYRSLIERLGLRR; encoded by the coding sequence ATGGCACTGGAAGCAGACGTCAAGAAGGCGATCATCGAAGAGTACGCGACGCACCCCGGTGACACCGGATCCCCCGAGGTGCAGGTCGCAATGCTGACGCAGCGCATCAAGGACCTCACCGAGCACCTCAAGGAGCACAAGCACGACCACCACTCGCGTCGTGGTCTGTTCCTGCTCGTGGGTCAGCGCCGTCGTCTGCTCGGCTACCTCCAGGACATCGACATCGAGCGTTACCGTTCGCTGATCGAGCGTCTCGGACTCCGCCGATAA
- the efeO gene encoding iron uptake system protein EfeO, whose amino-acid sequence MTISSRSLGVLAVTGAAVLVLSGCVAKEDTAATAAFEVSSTDSDCAVSAATAESGTLTFDVSNDTDQVSEFYLLADDGLRIVGEVENIAPAASRTLTVVVQPGDYFTLCKPGMVGDGVGKAAFAVTGDPVAVDGPDAEQKTKAVDLYAAFVKDQVGQLVPAVEELVAAYESGDDATARTLFPQTRAFYERIEPVAEALGDLDPRIDFREVDAVADGLDWTGFHRIEKDLWVPAQDALNADGETPAWQGWAPSTPEERADYGDLLLADVQELYDYVHSDDFTTTLEDQGIAGVSNGAIALLDEVATGKISGEEDWWSGTDLFDFAANVEGSKMAFSLVQDFATAQGDDGAALVDEIESRYAALESSLATHGSLADGFVGYATLTADDKRELTDLINALAEPLSQLTATVLD is encoded by the coding sequence ATGACCATCTCGTCCCGGTCCCTGGGGGTGCTGGCCGTGACCGGCGCAGCCGTCCTCGTCCTGAGCGGCTGCGTCGCGAAGGAGGACACCGCGGCCACGGCCGCCTTCGAGGTGTCGTCCACCGACTCCGACTGCGCGGTCTCGGCCGCCACCGCGGAGAGCGGCACCCTCACGTTCGACGTCTCGAACGACACCGACCAGGTGTCGGAGTTCTACCTGCTCGCGGACGACGGCCTGCGCATCGTCGGCGAGGTCGAGAACATCGCGCCGGCGGCGTCGCGTACGCTCACGGTCGTGGTGCAGCCCGGTGACTACTTCACGCTGTGCAAGCCGGGCATGGTGGGCGACGGCGTGGGCAAGGCCGCCTTCGCCGTCACGGGCGACCCGGTGGCCGTCGACGGGCCGGACGCCGAGCAGAAGACGAAGGCGGTCGACCTGTACGCGGCGTTCGTGAAGGATCAGGTCGGTCAGCTCGTGCCGGCGGTGGAAGAGCTCGTGGCCGCCTACGAATCCGGCGACGACGCGACCGCCCGCACGCTGTTCCCGCAGACCCGCGCCTTCTACGAGCGCATCGAGCCCGTGGCCGAGGCCCTGGGCGACCTCGATCCGCGCATCGACTTCCGCGAGGTTGACGCCGTGGCCGACGGGCTCGACTGGACCGGCTTCCACCGCATCGAGAAGGACCTGTGGGTGCCGGCGCAGGACGCCCTCAACGCCGACGGGGAGACGCCCGCGTGGCAGGGCTGGGCCCCGTCCACGCCCGAGGAACGCGCCGACTACGGCGACCTGCTGCTCGCCGACGTGCAGGAGCTGTACGACTACGTGCACTCCGACGACTTCACAACGACCCTGGAAGACCAGGGCATCGCGGGTGTCTCCAATGGCGCGATCGCGCTGCTCGACGAGGTCGCGACCGGCAAGATCTCCGGCGAGGAGGACTGGTGGTCCGGCACCGACCTGTTCGACTTCGCGGCGAACGTCGAAGGCTCCAAGATGGCGTTCTCCCTGGTGCAGGACTTCGCCACGGCGCAGGGCGACGACGGCGCCGCGCTGGTCGACGAGATCGAGTCGCGGTACGCCGCGCTCGAGTCGTCGCTCGCCACGCACGGCTCCCTCGCGGACGGGTTCGTCGGGTACGCCACCCTCACGGCGGACGACAAGCGTGAGCTGACCGACCTGATCAACGCCCTGGCCGAGCCGCTGTCGCAGCTGACCGCGACGGTGCTCGACTGA
- a CDS encoding YceI family protein, with protein MTSIDIPGYRPGTWVLDPAHSEVTFSVRHMMISKVRGTFGVKSATLVAPENPLEAKVEASVDVTSVDTKDEGRDQHLRSADFFDTENYPTMEFVSTGARVEGGDLLVDGDLTIRGITKPVTFELDFGGFGSDPWGNYKAGASAKTVINREDFGLTWNAALETGGVLVGKDVTINLDLQGALQQD; from the coding sequence ATGACCAGCATCGACATCCCCGGCTACCGCCCCGGCACCTGGGTCCTCGACCCCGCGCACAGCGAGGTCACCTTCAGCGTCCGTCACATGATGATCTCGAAGGTGCGCGGCACGTTCGGCGTGAAGAGCGCGACGCTCGTGGCTCCGGAGAACCCGCTCGAGGCCAAGGTCGAGGCGAGCGTCGACGTGACGTCGGTGGACACGAAGGACGAGGGCCGCGACCAGCACCTCCGCTCGGCGGACTTCTTCGACACCGAGAACTACCCCACGATGGAGTTCGTGTCGACCGGTGCGCGCGTCGAGGGCGGCGACCTGCTGGTCGACGGCGACCTCACGATCCGCGGCATCACGAAGCCGGTCACGTTCGAGCTCGACTTCGGCGGCTTCGGCAGCGACCCGTGGGGCAACTACAAGGCGGGCGCCTCGGCGAAGACGGTCATCAACCGCGAGGACTTCGGCCTCACCTGGAACGCGGCGCTCGAGACCGGCGGCGTGCTCGTGGGCAAGGACGTCACGATCAACCTCGACCTGCAGGGAGCGCTGCAGCAGGACTGA
- a CDS encoding acyltransferase family protein, producing MSTTGADITGPATGSVPRKRRRVPFWDNARYACIVLVVLGHAIQRLIYDSDIAFAFYLALYAFHMPAFAIISGYFSKSGSPTKTQMARVITDIVLPYVIFETLWTLTKWLVEGQATPNFTKPSWTLWFLLALAIFRLVLPYLALLRWPLLWTVVISIGAGYLSNVDSTFSLSRTLGLLPFFTLGWWLREHDIVNRLRLLDFRPWWIRAAAIGVFAATGWAAWNWLPLWQAADLREWLFYEASYSDLVGTQWWAGAIRVALMLLAVVLCAAFFALIPRGSYWWTTFGQYTMYVYLLHSFVLYPFRESGVLRDLEPTWFWLPLVTALSVVLALLLATKPVRRLFRPLVEPRPRWLFSDPELAAREGRRNDPTGSRRPR from the coding sequence ATGAGCACCACCGGGGCCGACATCACGGGGCCCGCCACCGGGTCCGTCCCGCGGAAGCGCCGGCGCGTGCCCTTCTGGGACAACGCTCGCTACGCGTGCATCGTCCTCGTCGTGCTCGGCCATGCGATCCAGCGGCTCATCTACGACTCCGACATCGCGTTCGCGTTCTACCTCGCGCTGTACGCGTTCCACATGCCGGCGTTCGCGATCATCTCCGGCTACTTCTCCAAGTCGGGCTCGCCCACCAAGACGCAGATGGCCAGGGTGATCACCGACATCGTCCTGCCCTACGTGATCTTCGAGACGCTGTGGACCCTCACCAAGTGGCTCGTCGAAGGTCAGGCCACCCCGAACTTCACCAAACCGAGCTGGACACTGTGGTTCCTCCTGGCGCTGGCGATCTTCCGCCTCGTCCTCCCCTACCTCGCGCTGCTGCGCTGGCCGCTGCTGTGGACCGTCGTGATCTCGATCGGCGCCGGCTACCTCTCCAACGTCGACAGCACCTTCTCGCTGTCCCGCACGCTGGGCCTCCTCCCCTTCTTCACGCTCGGCTGGTGGCTGCGCGAGCACGACATCGTCAACCGGCTGCGCCTGCTGGACTTCCGCCCCTGGTGGATCCGCGCGGCGGCGATCGGCGTCTTCGCGGCGACCGGGTGGGCCGCCTGGAACTGGCTTCCGCTGTGGCAGGCCGCCGACCTGCGCGAATGGCTGTTCTACGAGGCCTCCTACTCCGACCTGGTCGGCACGCAGTGGTGGGCCGGCGCGATCCGGGTCGCCCTCATGCTGCTCGCCGTCGTCCTGTGCGCGGCGTTCTTCGCGCTGATCCCGCGCGGCTCGTACTGGTGGACGACCTTCGGCCAGTACACGATGTACGTCTACCTGCTGCACTCGTTCGTGCTCTATCCCTTCCGGGAGAGCGGTGTGCTGCGCGACCTCGAGCCGACGTGGTTCTGGCTGCCGCTCGTGACCGCGCTCTCGGTGGTCCTCGCGCTGCTGCTGGCTACCAAGCCCGTGCGACGGCTGTTCCGCCCGCTCGTGGAGCCGCGCCCGCGCTGGCTGTTCTCCGATCCCGAGCTCGCCGCGCGCGAGGGTCGCAGGAACGACCCGACCGGCTCGCGTCGTCCCCGATGA
- the efeU gene encoding iron uptake transporter permease EfeU produces the protein MLATFLIGLREGLEAALVVGILVAYLRRLDRRDALPKLWAGVGLAVGLALAIGAVLTFGAYELTFTAQELIGGGLSLLAVAMVTWMIFWMQRAGRTMKATLEGGVDRALTAGGLWALVAIGFVSVAREGIETTLLLWSMVQSFGDAPSALLGALLGLLAAVALGWLISRGALRLDLRRFFAWTGGFLVIVAAGVLAYAVMDLQEAGALPGPFTAAAPIDAATGAVAVGAAGFPFGWAFDVSSGIAPGGPLAAVLQATIGFMPAMTWLQVTAWVLYLAIVGTFYVRGLRPRRRSAAPTPRPRTKATPLSQQGAA, from the coding sequence GTGCTCGCCACCTTCCTCATCGGCCTCCGCGAGGGGCTCGAAGCCGCACTCGTCGTCGGCATCCTCGTCGCCTACCTGCGGCGTCTCGACCGGCGTGATGCGCTCCCGAAGCTCTGGGCGGGCGTCGGTCTCGCGGTCGGTCTCGCTCTGGCCATCGGCGCGGTCCTCACCTTCGGCGCGTACGAGCTCACGTTCACCGCCCAGGAGCTGATCGGCGGCGGGCTGTCCCTGCTCGCGGTCGCGATGGTCACCTGGATGATCTTCTGGATGCAGCGGGCCGGACGCACGATGAAGGCGACCCTGGAGGGCGGCGTCGACCGTGCGCTCACCGCGGGCGGACTCTGGGCGCTCGTCGCGATCGGCTTCGTCTCCGTCGCCAGGGAGGGTATCGAGACCACCCTGCTGCTGTGGTCGATGGTGCAGTCGTTCGGCGACGCGCCCTCCGCGCTGCTGGGTGCGCTGCTCGGTCTGCTCGCCGCGGTGGCCCTCGGCTGGCTGATCTCGCGGGGCGCGCTGCGCCTCGACCTGCGCCGGTTCTTCGCCTGGACCGGCGGGTTCCTCGTGATCGTCGCCGCCGGCGTGCTCGCGTACGCCGTCATGGATCTGCAGGAGGCGGGGGCGCTGCCCGGTCCGTTCACGGCCGCCGCGCCGATCGACGCGGCCACCGGCGCGGTCGCCGTGGGGGCGGCCGGCTTCCCGTTCGGCTGGGCCTTCGACGTGTCGTCGGGGATCGCCCCCGGCGGCCCTCTCGCCGCCGTGCTGCAGGCCACCATCGGCTTCATGCCGGCCATGACCTGGCTCCAGGTGACCGCCTGGGTCCTCTACCTCGCCATCGTCGGCACGTTCTACGTGCGTGGCCTCCGCCCGCGGCGTCGCTCCGCGGCACCGACGCCGCGCCCTCGCACCAAGGCGACCCCTCTCTCACAGCAAGGAGCAGCATGA
- a CDS encoding MFS transporter: MNAGRGHLIDLTPLRISPAFARMWIGSTLAGIGGQLTIVTVMLHVFALTGSTFAVSMIAVAGLLPMVLAGLYGGMLADAFDRRRVALIAATVTFASTALLAALTWTGAETIWWLYALSMINSAANSVGMATRTAIVPRLIPREQLAAASALNGVAFGLTVMAGPALAGLLVALTGYGWTYSIDVVLMLSMFLGLWTLPSVRPEGEIVRPGLASLVDGWRFLRRASNIRMQYVVDIVAMTFGQPLVLFPALGTLLLGGGAVTTGILTAAVAVGTFASSLFSGRVVQYRWHGRGIARAVEAYGASILLFGVVLLVGAFSSPADEDTPHVGLIIAACVALALSGASDNVSSIYRNTMMQAAVPDTMRGRLQGLFIVVVAGGPRIGALYAGTLATLTTLWFPPLLGGILVIALVALIAGRNRRFRSYDAENPEP, translated from the coding sequence GTGAACGCGGGACGAGGACATCTGATCGACCTGACGCCGCTGCGGATCAGCCCCGCTTTCGCACGCATGTGGATCGGCTCGACGCTCGCGGGCATCGGCGGCCAGCTCACGATCGTCACGGTGATGCTGCACGTGTTCGCGCTCACCGGGAGCACGTTCGCGGTGTCGATGATCGCGGTGGCCGGGCTCCTGCCGATGGTCCTGGCCGGCCTGTACGGCGGCATGCTCGCCGACGCCTTCGATCGCCGTCGCGTCGCCCTCATCGCCGCCACCGTGACGTTCGCCTCCACCGCTCTCCTCGCGGCGCTCACGTGGACCGGCGCCGAGACGATCTGGTGGCTGTATGCGCTGAGCATGATCAACTCGGCCGCCAACTCGGTCGGCATGGCCACGCGCACGGCGATCGTCCCCCGCCTCATCCCTCGTGAACAGCTCGCCGCGGCGTCAGCGCTCAACGGTGTCGCCTTCGGGCTGACGGTCATGGCCGGTCCTGCCCTGGCCGGCCTGCTGGTCGCCCTCACGGGCTACGGCTGGACCTACTCGATCGACGTCGTGCTGATGCTGTCGATGTTCCTCGGCCTATGGACACTGCCGTCGGTGCGGCCGGAAGGCGAGATCGTCCGCCCCGGTCTCGCCTCGCTCGTCGACGGCTGGCGCTTCCTCCGCCGCGCGAGCAACATCCGGATGCAGTACGTCGTCGACATCGTCGCGATGACCTTCGGCCAGCCCCTCGTCCTCTTCCCCGCACTGGGCACGCTGCTGCTGGGCGGCGGCGCGGTCACCACCGGCATCCTCACCGCAGCTGTGGCGGTGGGCACCTTCGCCTCGAGCCTGTTCTCGGGCCGGGTCGTGCAGTACCGCTGGCACGGTCGCGGGATCGCACGCGCGGTCGAGGCCTATGGCGCATCGATCCTGCTGTTCGGTGTGGTGCTGCTCGTGGGCGCCTTCTCCTCCCCCGCCGACGAGGACACACCCCACGTCGGACTGATCATCGCCGCCTGCGTGGCCCTCGCGCTGTCCGGCGCCTCCGACAACGTCAGCTCGATCTACCGCAACACGATGATGCAGGCGGCCGTGCCGGACACCATGCGCGGACGCCTGCAGGGGCTGTTCATCGTGGTGGTCGCCGGGGGCCCGCGCATCGGCGCCCTCTACGCCGGCACGCTCGCCACGCTCACGACGCTGTGGTTCCCTCCCCTGCTCGGCGGGATCCTGGTGATCGCGCTGGTCGCGCTGATCGCCGGGCGCAACCGCCGCTTCCGCTCCTATGACGCAGAGAACCCCGAGCCCTGA
- a CDS encoding transcriptional regulator, which yields MREPASVPHPRTRLDDNFASPIRFSLMAGLGDGMELDFAALREMLQCGDSPLSKAIAHLQAAGYVVARKGAVGGRSRTWVRSTKAGRDAFAAHLQALREIVALGAGQEL from the coding sequence GTGCGTGAGCCCGCGTCTGTCCCACACCCGCGCACGCGGCTGGACGACAACTTTGCCTCGCCCATCCGGTTCTCCCTCATGGCCGGACTGGGCGACGGGATGGAACTCGACTTCGCGGCCCTGCGGGAGATGCTGCAGTGCGGCGACTCGCCCCTGAGCAAGGCGATCGCGCACCTGCAGGCCGCCGGGTACGTGGTCGCGCGCAAGGGCGCGGTCGGGGGGCGCTCGCGCACCTGGGTGCGTTCGACGAAGGCAGGGCGCGATGCCTTCGCCGCGCACCTTCAGGCACTGCGTGAGATCGTGGCCCTCGGTGCCGGGCAGGAACTGTGA